One genomic segment of Desulfatiglans sp. includes these proteins:
- a CDS encoding DNA-directed RNA polymerase subunit omega yields MARITIEDCLDNVNNRFTLIHMVARRVRQLRKGSEPTISSKNRDIVLSLREIAEGNITIQTEEEARLLNESKKDILPELTETTFPVEDLL; encoded by the coding sequence ATGGCACGAATAACTATAGAGGATTGCCTTGATAATGTAAATAACCGTTTTACCCTGATACACATGGTAGCAAGAAGGGTCAGACAGTTACGGAAGGGTTCAGAGCCAACTATTTCATCAAAAAACAGGGATATAGTACTCTCACTGAGGGAGATAGCTGAAGGCAATATCACTATCCAGACCGAAGAAGAGGCCCGGCTTTTAAACGAGAGCAAGAAGGATATCCTGCCTGAACTGACAGAAACCACATTTCCAGTAGAAGATTTATTATAG